The nucleotide sequence TGGTCGGAGACAAGGTGGTCGTTGGCGACGAGGCTGGAGACCAGATTGTCCGAGGGTCGAGTGACAATCCAATCCAGGATGTGGCCACGGGAGTGGGAGGGAAAAGGAACGACCTGGTCCACACTGTAGCTGTCCAACAGCGCACGGGCCCGCTTGGTGTCAGCGTTGGCAGGGCAGTCCCAGTGGATGTTAAAGTCACCGAGGACGATGGCGCTGTGGGACGTCACGTTGTAGTGGTCGAGGGCTTGGGAGAACTCGTCGAAGAAAGTAGAGTCCTTCAGCTTGTTCTTGGTGTTAGGGGGAGGGCGATATATACACAGGAaggtgagggtggtggtggtggcgaccGTCATCTCCACGGCTTCGAAGGTGgtgtgggggaaggggaggcTGTCCGAGAAGGACGCTGCAGCATGCATGTGGTCCTTGTAGACGACGGCGATGCCACCACCACGCCCAGCCGGGCGGGGGAAGGAGACTGTCTTGTACCCTGCGGGGGTCAGCTGCTTGATCTTGGGGTCATCACCAGGTCGCAGCCACGTCTCGGTGATGAACAGGGCGTCTAACTTGTTTTCTATAATGTAGTCTGCTATCAGATCTGCTTTGCCTTCTGGATTCACTGACTGGGAGTTGAGGAGGCATAGGTGTAGggtgtttttggaatgagtggGTGGATGCTGATGTGGGGTGGGCGGGTGCTGGGGAGGGGTTGTGGGAGAAcggggaggggtggggaggtGAGGGAGAGGGGTGATGGGAGGATGGGGAGGGGTGGTGAGAGAatggggaggggtggtgggagaatagggagggatagagggaAGCAGGGAAAGGGTGGGGGTGCTGGGGAGGGGTAGTGGTACatagggtgggggtggtgggcgTGAGAGAAGTAGAGGTAGGAGAAGGGTTGAGGGCAGCAAGTCGCTGTGCGGTTCGAAGACGCTGCGAGCGGCCGGCGCGACAGCCCCTTACGGTTGGTGGTCTCTGCAGGATTCCCAGCTCCTTGAGATGGAGGTATAGAGGCCGTGGCAGGCGCAGTCTAGCAGCGTCGGTGGGACGGTAGTTGAGGGGGGAACCTATCGCCATAGTGAGAGgagtggaaagagagagagagagagagagagagagagagagagagagagagagagagagagagagagagagagagagagctcacgCAGTTTATGACAACTAAGAATGTACTCTGAGGGTACATCTCGGGAGACAATCCCCTACCTATTGTATAAGCGGGCAGAACAGTGGAAAAAGGGCCAACTCACTATGTGATTCAACGGTctatcgcggtctcggagaacaatgactgtctcgatctgtgtaaaatgtcatattttggtcaaaaacgcaaataacgtatagtaACCACAATTTCAAAGTGTTTAGACTCTGCTATTGACCAAAGAGAGATATATTAGTCTACCTTCAGAAAGTTTATAATTGTGATGCTCTGATGATATTATGCTTTTGAATAAGGGCGtaaatgcgcgcgcgcgcgctatatataacaaaatcaaggaaaagaaaagccaaacaaagaatttcaagtggcagccctgttgccaggccttcctcaggggcgtgtaattctatgtatatatatatatatatatatatatatatatatatatatataaatgtgtgtgtgtgtgtgtgtgtgtgtgtgtgtgtgtgtgtgtttgtgtgtgtgtgtgagtgtgtgtgtctctctttctctgtctcactgtgtctctctgtctctctctctctctctttctctctctctctctctctctctctctctctctctgtctctgtctctgtctctctctctctgtgtctctctgtgtctctctctctctctctctctctctctctctctctctctctctctctctctctctctctctctctctctctctctctctctctctcttcaaatcAATGTGCCTGTTTAATGAGTAGCTGTAGTTACAAGCGCACGAACATACTTTTTTAAGGTGAGTCAAATCAAAGTGAGCGAATGTGTTGGAGACAAAAAGTCGTCGAGAAGTGCCGCCTAGCGGAAGGACAGGGGCGCCATTAATCACGCGGACCTTAATAACGTTCATAAAgtacacaaacaagggaagtaactcagtagAATAACCCCAAAAGTATGGTCTTTCTTTGCCTATTTTACGGCATTGAATTAAGCTTTTAAAACACTTCCTTTTGCCAAATGAAAGCAGTACTTTTGCACAGTACcattatttgtaacgcagaatcttatggtaTAAGTTAAGAAGCGATCTGAGGGCATTTTTTCTTTTGGTATTATTCCTTTAAAAACATACGACAGTAactgaccccccctcccccccccaaaaaaaaaaagaagaaagaaaagatttcAAGGTTAATATGTTGCtaatattttgtctgtgatattttcagaatgtgttgaaacaagtgtgaacAAATTAGAGAAATCTAGCGGACAAACTTTATGAAACAAaattttgaatatgatgacaCACCAAGAATAATATACGAGACACGTTGCATAATTCAAATAAAAACACATCATTACAACAAAGGTATAGCAGGGATTTACACCACTTACAAAACAGGTCCGGTAATTAATTCTTCAGATACCAAATTCAATTACCCAAAACTTCTTCATATGACGGCATGTCATTTTCACAATTCTGTATCATAGATTTCTCTAATTTGTTCGCACTTGTTTCAGGACACTCCTAAATTATCCTTGACAAAATATTAACAAAATATTAGCTAAGTTTATTTTTTAGGCCAGTCGCTGCCGTATGTGATATTTGTCTGATaaagactgggtggccgagtggtaacgcacttgcgctcggaagcgagaggttgcgagttcgaattcgaccctgggtcagggcgttagcaattttctcccccctttcctaacctaggtggtgggttcaagtgctagtctttcggatgagacgaaaaaccgaggtcccttcgtgtacactacattggggtgtgcacgttaaagatcccacgattgacaaaagggtttttcctggcaaaattgtataggcatagataaaaatgtccaccaaaatacccgtgtgacttggaataataggccgtgaaaagtaggatatgcgccgaaatggctgcgatctgctggccgatgtgaatgcgtgatgtattgtgtaaaaaaattccatctcacacggcataaataaatccctgcgccttgaatatgtgcgcgatataaattgcataaaatagaattaaaaaattaaaaaaatccctgcgcttagaactgtacccacggaatacgcgcgatattaacagctattgtgttttcagcgtagcaatagggcccgatatttagacgagacaagtataatgccgacgagtcgaagacgagtcgcattatacttgttcgagtctaaatatcggaccctattgctacgatgaaaacacaatagcgtttatatagctattctgacattaaattctgtgttaaaatcatgtttttgtcagcaacaaggaccagaatggtccatgtcgttgattgcagacgacggttccctttctgcatgaagccacggaaataaccgaacattgaaaaacccacggacatgtattacggagaaaactcaagataaccggatgcttagcattacgtcaatatcttaggaatcatatgacgttatgacgtatcatgcttgcctacgtagattttatgttcgaaagtctgacttctgttgggaattcgcgtggtgaagactgcggtaaatctgtagatgataagagaacaaggattgtctcagaagaaacgacgaaatgtttcagaccggtaacttcatttcaacattgcactacacaatggacgttctatgtgacaggagagtttgctgattttgtgttaaacattggtgattggagagatcgtctgcaaaaatcagagataggtcgcttcagattgcagcttctggaaatttgcaaggtttgctgccagttaaagaactggattttacacgtaatgtatgtcatgtacagtaagcaacaacaaaaacaaacacaaagcaaattgcatcgtctgtcgactagccacagacacaagcctggcgaggtatgcgtgtactttatacacgtggaagaaaccggaaccatgcgtctttgttattgccgatatcgtttggatatcggcaaaaatggccaactttcgtagcgttatgctttgatgatcggaaaacggatgtgtgagaccatccaatcacagcccccgaatccccccacgtgtccatcagaatagctatataagcctcatattgattgattgattgattgtatgtTTTTGAATACGCGTCCAGCACAATACTCTCTAATTACATCGTCTAATCTTTGCCCTACATAtcaaaaagtcgcgtaaggcgaaattactacatttagtcaagctgtggaactcacagaatgaaactgaacgtagtccgccgctagtgcaaaaggcagtgaaagtgacgagcctgtttggcgcagtagcggttgtgctgtgcttcatagcacgctttactgtacctctcttcgtttgaactttctgagcgtgtttttaatccaaacatatcatatctatatgtttttggaatcaggaagcgacaaggaataagatgaaagtgttttttaaattgatttcgaaaatttaattttaatcataatttttatatttttaattttcagagcttgtttttaatccaaatataacatatttatatgtttttggaatcaagaaatcatgaagaataagatgaacgtaaatttggatcgttttataaaaaaatttttttttacaattttcagatttttaatgaccaaagtcattaatcaatttttaagccaccaagctgaaatacaataccgaagtccggccttcgtcgaagattgcatggccaaaatttcaatcaatttgattgaaaaatgagggtgtgacagcgccgcctcaacttttacaaaaagccggatatgacgtcatcaaaggtatttatcgaaaaaaagaaaaaaaatttccggggatatcattcccaggaactctcatgtcaaatttcataaagatcggtctagtagtttggtctgaatcgctctacacacacacacacagacacacagacacacactcacacacacacacacacacacacacacacacacacacacacacacacacacacagagtacacacacacacacacacacacacacacaaaaacacacacatgtatacaccacaccctcgtctcgattcccccctctacgttaaaacatctagtcaaaacgtgactaaatgtaaaaaggattaAGTACGCCAAAATGGCCACAAAATGTGTCCAACACTACATCATCTTTTCCTGtaagtgtttttttttgcaagatCGTTTTTGGCGAGGGCGGAAAAGTGAGCGCAAGCGaccgagacacagagagagagaaagagagagagacagagagagagagagagagagagagagagagagtgtgtgcgtgtgtgtgtgtttgtattaatgtgtgtgtgtgtgtgtgtgtgtgtgtgtgtgtgtgtgtatgtgtgtgtgtgtgtgtgtgcgtgcgtgcgcacgttTGTGTGAGAAATATAATTAGTACTTTACATGGCCTTAAAATGTGTCAAACACTGCATCATCATTTTCTGTTAGAGTGTGTTTTGCAAGATCGCTTTtggcgagcgtgtgtgtgtgtgtgagagagagtggtgtgtgtgtgtatgtatgtgtgtgtgtgtttgtgtgtgtgtgtgtgtgtgtgtgtgtgtgtgtgtgtgtgtgtgtgtgtgtgtgtgtgtgtgtgtgtgtacttttgtgcgaatgtgtgtgtttgcgtgcctGAAGACGTgtgagtgagtatgtgtgtgagcATATGTgccgtgtgttcgtgtgtgcgtgcttgcatgcgtaaatgtgtgcgtgtgtgcgagcttgtgtgtgtgtacgcgcgagcgcgcgcgtgtgtgtgtgtgtgtgtgtgtgtgtgtgtgtgtgtgtgtgtgtgtgtgtgtgtgtgtgtgtgtgtgtgtgtgtgtgtgtgtgtgtgtgcaaacagAATGAAATCTCAAAGCTTAAATATTTTTTGGTCAGTTTGTTTTTCACTTAAAACAATGTAAGGCCACAATCCTTCCTGGTCAaacttttttcttctctgttttctggCAGTTTtatcccctccccttccccagACAGCACGGCGCGAATTCCCTATTTCACCATTTCATACACACCCAAACTGAACACATACCAATAGAGGCTATATCGTGTATTCCTTCCCTTGTATGGGTATTATTGTCTCCACAGAGAACCCTTACAATTCACATTGACTTTATCAGCCGCTCTTTTTATTGTCATTCATTCATTATTCCCTCACTCTCTGCCATGACAACCGTGAAACGCGATACTATCGAGGGAACAAGTAAACCATACTAGTGATCTCCCCTTAGCTGTTATCCCATGACCAACCGGAAGTTGCATGCATTATCAAGATGGCGGCTATTGATCATGGCTGTTACTCCGATCGGTATACTACTTTACGCGAATAGATGCACCCACGTGCACAATACCTGTGTACGACAGAAAGTGGACCGGCTGACCTCAGGCTCAGGTTTCGCACGCTAGCTAATATTTTCAGAGTGTGACTCCCGGCTAAAGCAAATGCGGTTGTCGTAAGTTGTAACACTACCACATGTAAATCGTGCAGAGTTTTTCTGAACTCCAGAAACCgttttttgattgttttgtgtCAATCGATTGCATTATGCAAGTTCAtgacgtttgtgtgtgtgtgtgtgtgtgtgtgtgtgtgtgtgtgtgtgtgtgtgtgtgtgtgtgtgtgtatgtaggtatgtatgtaggtgtgtgtttgtgtgtgtgtatgtgtgtgacggtgtgcgggcgtgtgtgtgtgtgtgtgtgtgtgtgtgagtgtgtgagtgtgtatgcgtgtttgtgttagtgtgtatgcgtgtgtgtgtgtgtgtatgtgtgtgtgtgtatgtgtgcgcgcgcgtttgtgtgtgtgtgtgtgtgtgtgtgtgtgtgtgtgataattaTATACTCAGGATATGATGCACATTGGCATATAGCATAGTCTGATgagggtgtctgtctgtggatgTCAGTGTTGCCGCGCCTTGTGTGACTGAAGAGAGCAATTCTGGAACGATATTCTCTGCTGCAAACACGGCTGCATGTGAAGTGATGCAGGAATATCATTGTTTTGCAGATAAAAACAGGCTACGTGTCGATGTGCCCTCATGGTGTGTCCTTGTGTCGACGTGTAAAATGGCTGATGTGCACTTATGTGTTTATGCGCTTAATATTATTTTAGTTTGTACTTTGGTCTGTCTACGCACCGATATGCCCATATGGCCATGTGCCAACGTGGTTTCGTGTCCATATGTCCCAGTATGCATCTGTCCTCGTAATAACCAGTGTTGTTTGCAGACTGAGAGGATACTAGGTCAATTGGACTGGGTCTGAAACTATGAAAAGGTCCAAATGTGCTGTCCACGAAACAATTGTTCAGTCAGAAGAGCTCCTACGTGTCAAAACTCTCGGACAGTCAGAACAATGCGTCAGACAAAAAAGATATGCGTACGACTGGGGCCTGAAAACAACACTGGATAACAGTATCGATCTCATTTTACTGAAGAAGAAACTACACATTTCAAATGCTAGCAAGCAGATCTCATGCTTTAAATaaaatatacatatatatcGACGCACATCAAAATTGTCTTCATCCATTGATATGCACTGATCATCTCTTACGTTCAGTGTGACGGTCAAAGTGCAAAGTCTACAAGATTGTACACAATACAGGGAGACACCTGGCTTGATGTGTGGTCACTTCGACACATGGACATAAAATTACCTTCCCTCTCCCAATACATTTGTTGTGGCGGTAATTCAATAAAATGACACGGTCAGTAATAGTCACGTGACAGACAGAGCAATTACCCTGAATTTCTTTATTACCAGATAAACTATAAATGCGGTCCTGCTGCTTGGCGtgaaagaaaaaggaaagaaaacttCTTTCGATTTATCTCCTTTCATTATCAAAAACCAAGtgagaaaacgagagagagagagagagagagagagagagagagagagagagagagagagagagagagagagagagagagagagagagagagagaaagagagagagacaagacaagacaagacaagacaaaatctttattatcgagggtaatagataagcaagaatattgcttttttacatccagccctcgctcTAATATAGCGTGtgtatggagagagagagagagagagagagagagagaggggggagagagaaagagagagagtaggggggAAGAAGTACCGAAGATTTAACACAATTCAAGGAGACACACTGACATGCGGTCAAAACAACACAAGGACGTAGTACATTATTGGCACGTGAGCACGACGAACCTCCAACCTCCTCCGAACCGAGCCTTTCAACTTACTCCCCCCTCCCGGAAAGCATCTCTGTAGTATCGGTTTTCAATACAATGCCAAGGTAATAGTCACGAGATGTGCTAGACGCAGACAATTACCTTTGATTAGCAGGTACACGATAATTGCTTCCTGCTGATTGGCCTGAAAGAAAAATGGCACAACGCGTCCAGTGATGTATCTCCTCTTGGGTACCGAACACCCTGacagagagggaaggagagacagacagacagacagacagacagacaaagagaataTTGCAAAGAATGCAAAGACCGCGgtgtaatctctctctctctctctctctctctctctctctctctctctctctctctctctctctctccatacacacgcgcgcgcgctacCTCCCTCTCCCCACCTTCNNNNNNNNNNNNNNNNNNNNNNNNNNNNNNNNNNNNNNNNNNNNNNNNNNNNNNNNNNNNNNNNNNNNNNNNNNNNNNNNNNNNNNNNNNNNNNNNNNNNNNNNNNNNNNNNNNNNNNNNNNNNNNNNNNNNNNNNNNNNNNNNNNNNNNNNNNNNNNNNNNNNNNNNNNNNNNNNNNNNNNNNNNNNNNNNNNNNNNNNCGCGCGCGCTACCTCCCTCTCCCCACCTTCACCCGGCCCGCTCACGACCTCGACCTCCAGCGTTAACCCACATTACCACCACCCCAATCTTCAAATCCCGCCTCCTCCAAACACCCCTCCCCTCTCCTGCCACTTCACCCGGCTACTCCACGCCCATCTGTGCTCCACACCACACCCAATGCAAGTAAACACAACACCCTCTCAGTCACAGAAACGGCCTACAAGGCCAGGAGCCCGGCCACCCCGGTCATTCAGTGACTTTATCAGACTTTTCACCCAATCTCGAGGCAATATCATTAATCCaccattgtgtgtgtttgtgagaccTCAGCAGCTTGTGGTCTCCGGGAGGCATAGTGAACGGTAATTTAAATCACGCGCCGTTCGGTCAACCAAGAGCTGCTCTGGAACCGCTGGCTTGTCCAGTGACGCACCGGCTGACCCATGCCAGGGAGTCTCTGAGACCACCACTGAGCCCTTCTACCCCATCCCGCAGGCAGATACACACACGGTGGTCTACCCATTTTCACATTGCGCCGATTAATTTAGTTTTTACCATATTTTCATTTACTTGCAGGTTAACGTATAGTAGAGACCCTGTTATTTACGAGGCTATCAATTTGGATGACATTTGTGAATGTACTTGGAGCCAGGCattcaaaatggccgacgcatatTTCACGACCCGATGGTCTCTTTTGCACTTCAACTGAAAATTTAAGATACATCAGGCCAacaaaattggggggggggggggggagcaacaTGATTTTTTTGTGCCAGCCTGTTCACGTTCATGAGGCAAACCCTTTAAGGCTCACGTGCGAAAACAGCAGTCCGTCAGCTAATTCCATCACTGCTGTAACTCGCGCAAGATCTTAATTCTCCAGACTTGAACACCCGCTTCTGCTGGAAGTACAGATTTGAGATCGCCCAATGAGCTTCAGAGTTCAGTTGGGGCTGAATacatcacaccacacacagGCAATGCCGTAGAATTTAGCGTTTGCACGTTCCATTCTTCAAATCTAAATCTTGCGTTGGGTGGTCTTTCGAGACGGTGTATATTCTCCAACCGACAGTGTTTATTATTTTAGGCTGTGTATTGCGTTTTAGCCCCGTACAGCTTGGAATGTACTTGCGTTCCATAGTTTTGAATACCTGAATCCAACGGATTTATTTCTGCTTTGAAGAATTCGTACCCGATAGGACTGAAAAATACGACGCCGAACGGTCAGTCAGGACTCTTGATACTGaaaaatttgatgaagaaaACCGCTCGCCGATTTAATGTTATTTAATTAATTAGCATTTTTACGGAGCATTTTAAAGCAAATCATGGCAGGGGATTCTAAATTACCGCACAGCGAATGTGCCTTAAACCTTTTAATATCCAATTCACCAGAAAACGTTCTAAAATTTGCTCCTTGGATTGTACACCTTTCAAATGCTCAAAGAATGTTTGATTACCTCTCATATACGGGATGAATTGTGGGATCTCCAAAAATTGTTAGTTGACATTTTTGTCTCAGATGAGAGAATAGCCCGTTTAAAAGTTGAACAGTCATGCTGTGCTGGAAAGGTCTTGCCCTTATTTCTTGTCAACAAATATGATGGTGCATCTAAAAAGTTTAAATTTAGGATCTGAAATATCGTCAAATGGCAAGGTTTGCCACAATGCACATCGCATACAGCCAGCTAAACAAAGTGGGTCAATACATAGTCACATACGTGACTTTTTGCAAGCCTCAGGTGCCCGGCTCAGATACCCTGCTTGGCCTCTGAGACTAATTATCACTGGAAAGATTGTATGGAAAGGTGTTTTAAAGGTACTGTCACGTGGTCGTGCTTCGTGATCGCGTATTTGAGTATTTGAATCTCTCGCTGCGCTATTCTGAGGTCCAATGTCGACGCGCGCTTGTAAATTAAGTTTTAAAGGCACTGAACCTCTTGTTGTGTTGTTGAGATGATCGATGTTAGTTTACTTTTTGAGAAATAAAATGCGTGGGcagttttattttct is from Littorina saxatilis isolate snail1 linkage group LG5, US_GU_Lsax_2.0, whole genome shotgun sequence and encodes:
- the LOC138967711 gene encoding uncharacterized protein, with the protein product MAIGSPLNYRPTDAARLRLPRPLYLHLKELGILQRPPTSVNPEGKADLIADYIIENKLDALFITETWLRPGDDPKIKQLTPAGYKTVSFPRPAGRGGGIAVVYKDHMHAAASFSDSLPFPHTTFEAVEMTVATTTTLTFLCIYRPPPNTKNKLKDSTFFDEFSQALDHYNVTSHSAIVLGDFNIHWDCPANADTKRARALLDSYSVDQVVPFPSHSRGHILDWIVTRPSDNLVSSLVANDHLVSDHTAINFVVNITKPAQKRKMVTRRKLRDIETLLDKHAPPSLCAVSERQPAPWFSEDITAAKIERRRAERAWRHSGLEVHRQILRDALLRVTQAITAAKVEHFHDRIANASSSRELFSIMSSLLGSSPAAPLPTAHPPQDIPELFSEFFKDKIDKLRRTLDQQPFPVPVRFALYT